The DNA sequence GCGGTAGATTGTCACTATAAGGCGACATCAACATTTGCAGATGTTATCGCTATTGATATTAGTGTCCGTACACTTAAGGGAGCCAAACTGGGATTTGACTATGTGATGACGAATCAAGACGGGCAGCTGGTTTGTCAGGCACATTCGGAGCATAGCTTTTTAGATCAGGCTGGGCGGTTTGTTGCTCTCAAGAGGGTTTATCCTGACTTCTATACCAAGGTCCAAGACATGATAAACCAAGATTAACGAGCACTGGTCACGGAAAAATCAGTCCTCATGACAAATTAGAAAGAAATAAAGATGATCAAACTTATTGCTATTGATATGGATGGCACTCTTTTGGACAATCAAAAGCAACTGCCTCAGGAAAACATTGAGGCACTCCAGAAAGCTAGTCAAGCCGGTTATGATGTTGTCCTTTGTACAGGCCGCTGCCAGTCTGGTGTTGAACCCTATGCGAGGGAGTTGGGCTTAGGAGAAGACAAAGAATTTGCGATTTTAAACAATGGCTGCTCAACCTTTGCGCTCAAGGATTGGGCCTTGGTTGATTATGTGACCCTGAGTGATCAAGAGGTCAAAGAGCTATTAGATAGGGTCGCCGATTATGATAACATCTATTTAACCTTGACGGAACAGGAACGCTTTTTGGTCTTTGCGGATCAGGTACCTGAGATTGTCGCCTATGATGCCAGTTTAATTTTTACTCAGGCTCAGACTATCTCTTGGGCAGATTTCCAAGCAGGGCATGGCCGTATTTTCCAAGCGATGATTATGGGAGATTGTGATGCTTTAGACCGTTTTCATGACGAAAATCGCTCCTATTTTGATCAGCATTTTTCTCATGTTCGCAGTCAGCACTACATTGTTGAAGCACTCCCTAAAGGGACAAGCAAGGCTTCTGGTCTCAAGGCATTGGCCCAGCAACTGGGAATCGATCGCTCCGAAATAATGGCTCTGGGCGATGCGGCCAACGACTTAGAGATGCTGAAATTTGCCGGCCACAGTGTGGCTATGGGCAACGCGGCAGACAGCGTAAAAGCAGTTTGTCATCACCAGACAGCCAGCAATGATCAAGCTGGCGTAGCTAAAGCTATCTATGAGTATGTGTTAGACTAATATACAAAGGAGTTTTTGACGTAACGAAAGTTTCTACCATGAAGAGCTAAGGTAGAGCCTCTAAGGACTTATGAAAAACTATTTTTGCGACAGTTATTCTCCGAATTCAATTAAACAAGATATGAAGCCTTGAATGTAGTAGTTATTTTTAAGGCTTTTTTATTTTAAATCAAGAAATTAAATTGCAATATTTTTGTAATCTATTGACAAATTATATATATATAATATTTCTATCAATTAGATGGGAGTTCTAAGATATGAAGAAATTAAAAGGCTGTTTAAGTGTCATTGTATTGCTAATGATAATCGGTGCAATTGGTAGTGCGTTTGGAAAAGATAGTAGAAGTAGTGCAAACACTAGCAGTAATTCTAGGGTACAAAAAGAAGTTACTGATACAATTAAATCTACTAAAAAGAAAGCCGGTCAGAAAAAGACTCACAAGACATACGGAATTGGTGATGTTGTTAAAGTTGGCAATGTAGAATATACAGTCAATTCGGTATCGCAAGCAACTAGCGTAGGTTCTGAATATTTTGGAGAGACTGCTCAAGGTGTTTATCTATTGGTAAATATTACTGTTAAAAATAATGGTAAAGAATCTTTAAGTGTTTCAGATGATTTCTTTAAAATATATAAAGGAGACACTGAATATAAATCTGATTCTGAAGCTTCTTTGTATGCTAATGATAATACTGGATTTTTCTTAGAAGAAATTAATCCAGGAAATTCTGTAACAAGCACAGTAGCCATTGATGTCCCCCAAAATATTGCAAATGCTAAGGGTCTCCAATTACAAGTTCAAACAGGTGTGTGGGGAACTGAAAAAGCAAGAATTAATATCCAGTAATTCTATCTATGAGTATGTATTAGATTAAAAGGTTTGGTTGTGTTCCAAGCCTTTTAATATTAGACTTGTTCGATAACCAAAACTGATATGCTAAACTCATGAAAACCGTATACGAAGGCCCTAAAACTTTACTCAGAACATTAAAAATGATTAAGCTGAGTTGATTTGTGGCATTAGCAATTATGAAATGCCTTAGTTTTCGATCAAATCTATTATTTGAATAGCAATGTCAATGTTAGGTTGTTGATTGGACACGCCTATGCTTTTAGTGCTTTTGAATATTAAAAAGAGAGAAGATGAATTTCGTCTCCTCTCGTGCTTTATTTATCAATTCCACACTGCAATTGGCAAAAAGTCGAAAATTTTGAAATAAACGGTTCAGTCATTTCAGTCGGATAGTTGTTATCTATTTTTGATATTGCCTTCGTCAGCTCTTTTATCTGAATAAATCCATACATACCTAATCTCGCAACTGATTAAGTATTTTTCAGATTTGTTCATAACTCATTCGCCTAGGACCAAAACAGTTCATAGAGAGCCAACAAGACTGTTATCAACAAGACAGATGTGGAAGATAAGGCTTTTAATTTCTTGTTTTTAGAAAACTTGATAAAAATGGTATCTAGAACAACCAAAATTATCCAAAGGATAAAAATAATCACATATTTCATAACACTAATTAGTAAAACAATCTCCTGCTCTATAACTTAAAACTGAGAGCCATATTACCTTCAAACGATCCAGCTCCTGAAGGCCCTGAATCATTATCAAAAGATCCCCGACACCAAGATGGAGGAGGACTGTTTAGAAAGCAGAATAAAAATTTATTTAACTTCGTTATTCTTTGGCTTTTTAACAAAAAATCGCAAATGGTTCCTGAAAAATTAATTTCTATTTCTTAAGCAAATGAACTTTTTTGGGATTTTCTGAAAGTATCAATAGTTACGAGAAGCAAACCTAACAGCATCCTTTTTATTTATCTCTTCTTTTCCAATTCCTAAAAAAGGATATTGCATAAGAAAAAAGTACAATTATAGATATAGCAATCCATGTTATTAAGGCAAATAGATAAACCGAATCATGAGTCAACTGATAGATAATGAATATTGATAGACTCATAACTAGACTTAATAAAAAAATCTTCCATGTCTTCACCCTACTATTATTTTTCATCCCCGCGTACCTTCTTTTAAACTATTAAAAAGGAAATATCACACTTGTGACAATGGCCTGTGCAACCGTGCTCTTTATTTCTATCAAGAAAAAAGTATCACAGAAAGGTAGATTCGTATTTATACTCTTTTATACGTTTCAAAGTTCCACTCGCCATCAACAATTAAATCCTTTAATAAACGAACTTTTCATATAGATACATCATGGTATCACAAATTGTTTTATGGAGCATGATAACAGTTCCAATACCAGCTATAGCTGCAGCTGGTGGACATTCAAGTGTAGCAACTGTACCAACACCACCAGCAATTGTACCAACTACATCAGCTTTAAGAGTATCTGTGGTCACTTCCCCACCAGAAATAGTGGCAAGCTCCTCCCCCTCAACGGTTTTAAAATCAGTATATACGTTACTATCTAATAAAATAGAATTCATTTTTTCCCCTTTAAACTTATGATAATTTATTAAATTTTTGAAATTTTAATTTAAATAATCACTATTAAATTATTGTTTATGCAAATTGATTAATTATCCTAGATTAAATATATCCTAACTCTGAATATTCAAAATAAGTACACACGGCACCACCACCCAATGCTGGAATAGATACAAGTGGACAAGCAGCAGATGCATATGCAGTAGAGTATAAGGCACAGGCTGCAGCTGCATACCCCTCAGCATTACTCAATTTATCATAATCGCTTCGAACACTTCCCCCATCAACTTCAGCAAGTTGACTAATATCCGCCACTTCAAAATTATCAAAGGCCATTGAGTCTAACGTTAATGTGTTCATAAAAATTCTTCTTCTTTAAAAATTACGTGGTTATTTTAACGCTTAAAATTTACTTATGCAAGGGAAATCAGGAGGGTTTTTGTAATATTTAACATAAATAGTAATAAATAGAAAAATAAAAACATTTTTTCTGATAATTATCATAAAAATAAAATCAGTGGTTTGAGCAGTGACTTGGCTCAGACTGGTTAATTTGCAGATATCAAGAATTGGCTCCATAATTTCTGTAATCAGTAATCCTACTATGAAAATGATGGAGGTTTTGAGTCCTTATACTTCATGGCCCTGTCCATCTTTGATTTTCCTTAGATATTAGAATTGGGAGTACAGTTTATAAGATAACTGGTATATACCATTTACAAACTATCATAAAAGCACTATAATAAAAGAAAGAAAAACTCGTTGGAAGAGAGGAATAACAATAATGGCAACCTACCTTAAGGCAGATCGTTTTTATTATGCTCATGAAACTAAGCCAGCTGGCTATCTTGAGTTGGTTGATGGGCGCTTTGGTCAGTGGACAGAGAGTATGCCAAGTGCTGCTCAAGTTTTAGATTATACAGGGTATCAGATTGCGCCAGGCTTGGTTGATACCCATATCCATGGTTATGCCGGTCATGATGTCATGGATAATTCTGCGGATGGTCTTCGCAGTATCAGTCAGCACTTGCCAGAAGCTGGGGTGACTTCTTTTTTACCGACGACCTTGACAGCTAGCAGTCAGCAGCTGGAAGATATCTGCGCGACTATCGCTGATGTATCGGGGTCTGAGACAGGTGCCAAGATTCAAGGGATCTACTTTGAGGGCCCCTATTTCACAGAGAAATATAAGGGAGCGCAAAATCCTTCCTATATGCGCAATCCTAGTTTTGAGGAGCTGGAGCGCTGGCAAAAGGCAGCTAAGGGACTCCTGCGTAAAATCGGTTTAGCGCCTGAACGTGAAGGAACGGTTGACTTTATCCGCAAAGCTACAGCTTCGGGAGTCATTGTTGCTTTGGGGCACTCTGATGCGACTTATCAGGATGCCAAACGGGCCGTCCAAGCAGGTGCTAGTGTCTGGGTGCACGCCTACAATGGTATGAGTGGGCTTAACCATCGCGAGCCTGGCATGGTGGGTGCTGTTTATAATCTTGACAATACCTATGCTGAGTTGATTTGTGATGGTTATCATGTATCGCCAGTGGCTTGTCAAATCCTCCTCAAGCAAAAGGGAACAGGGCATGTGGCCATGATTACCGATTGCATGTCAGCTGGAGGTCAGCCAGACGGTGATTATATGCTAGGTGAGCTGCCTGTGATTGTTAAGGATAATACTGCCCGTCTCAAGGATGGGGGTAACTTAGCTGGTTCTATCCTCAAACTTAAAGACGGACTCAAGAATGTAGTAGATTGGGGCATTGCCACTCCTGAAGAAGCGGTTCATATGGCAACCTACGTTCCAGCTAAGTCCGTTGGTCTGGAAGAACAATGCGGCCAGATTAAGGCTAACCTCTCAGCCGACTTTATCGTTCTCAAAGATGATATGAGTCTAGTAGCGACTTATATCAATGGTGAAAAGGTTTGGGGCGAATAGGTGGACCGACTATCTTTTAATTTTTAGCACTTGCTCTATAATGCTGGCAGCAGATTTTTGCGCCGGCTTTTTTCTTTTGTTAAAATATGTAGCAAGAAAGCGTTTTAGGTTAGAGCGGTAGCAGTGGGGGCTGTGTTTGAGCTGGGCCAACGTACTCATTTTTCAGTTTAATACATCTTAGCGGTGTTCATCTGCTCTTTTGGTCGCTAATCACTTGTTTAGAGTGGTAGATAGAGGAGGAAATCTATTATGGAATTTATGAAAACACGTGCAGCCGTGGCTTGGGCGCCTAATGAGCCCTTAAAGATAGAAGAGGTCGATCTCATGATGCCCAAGGCGCATGAAGTCTTGGTCCGTATAACGGCTACAGGAGTCTGTCATACGGATGCTTACACACTTTCAGGTCAGGATAGCGAAGGGGTTTTCCCCTGTATTTTAGGGCATGAGGGTGCAGGTATCGTTGAGGCTGTCGGTGAAGGGGTCGCTGAGTTTCAGGTTGGTGACCACGTTATTCCGCTTTATACTGCTGAGTGCGGTAAGTGTGAGTTCTGCCTGTCAGGTAAGACCAACTTGTGTTCATCTGTCCGTGAGACACAAGGCCGTGGACTTATGCCAGATGAGACTGTTCGTTTCTATAAAGACGGTCAGCCTATCTACCACTACATGGGAACATCAACCTTTTCGGAACACACAGTTGTTGCGGATGTATCCTTGGTTAAGGTCCGTGACGATGCCCCTCTTGAGGAAGTCTGCCTGCTTGGTTGCGGCGTGACGACTGGTATGGGGGCTGTGCTCAATACAGCCAAGGTCGAAGAAGATTCAACGGTTTCTATCTTTGGTCTGGGGGGTATCGGACTTGCCGCGATTATCGGAGCTCGTATGGCCAAGGCTGGTCGTATTATTGCGATTGATACCAATCCTGATAAGTTTGAAAAAGCTAAGGAGCTTGGAGCTACTGACTTTGTCAATCCTAATGACTATGATTGTCCAATCCAAGAGGTTATCATCGAGATGACCAACGGTGGGGTGGACTATTCCTTTGAATGTATCGGAAATGTCGAGGTCATGCGTTCTGCCCTTGAGGCCTGCCACAAAGGTTGGGGAGAAAGTATCATCATCGGGGTTGCCCCAGCGGGTGCTGAGATTCATACGCGCCCATTCCAGTTGGTGACAGGCCGTGTTTGGCGTGGGTCAGCCTTTGGCGGTGTCAAAGGGAAATCAGATCTTCCGGGTATCGTTGACCAGTACATGGATGGTGAATTCGCCCTTGATGATTTCATCACTCATACTATGCCGCTTGAAGACATCAACAAGGCCTTCGACCTTATGCATGAGGGCAAATCAATACGAACAGTCATCCATTATTAAACTAAGATACAAAGGGCGTTCGCGGATAAAGCAAAATAGGGGGGTGACGCAGACGCTTGCGTCTAAGGAAGAAGCCATTCTTTTTTGCACAATCCGCAGCCCGTGTTCAGTTAATCAAGATACGGCAAAGGCTTGTTATCTACGTGCTTCGCCTTTGATAACAAACGCCAATCACTATTGTGACTTGTCTGCCTTTCTTAGTAACTTCCGTTTAGTTAGTAAGATCGACTAACCAAACGAAGTATCGCTAAGTGACTCTAATGATCCGGTGGATGATTGGAGGTTGGAAAGAAAATTTGTTTAGTCAATGTCGAAAAGCACAGACTACAGTGCATAAGCTACAGAGCTCTCGCACTTTAATCATCAAACCCTTTACTTAAACCTATGAAAAATCTAGAATTAATTTCAAGCAACCGTTCATTTGGCGGTCAACACCAACGCTATACTCACTTTTCAACCAGCACTCAGACTCAGATGACTTTTGCCATCTACCTGCCGCCTCAGGTAGAAAGAGGCAAGAAAGTGCCGGTAGTGTATTTTCTGTCAGGCTTGACCTGCACTGATGAAAATTTCTCAACCAAGGCTGGCGCCCAGCAATGGGCGGCTAAGTATGGTCTAGCGCTCGTTATGCCAGATACTTCACCGCGCGGTGAAGATGTAGCAGATGCAGATAGTTATGATCTGGGGCAAGGAGCAGGCTTTTATGTCAATGCCACTCAGGAACCTTGGGCTAAGCATTACCAGATGTATGATTACGTAGCTAAGGAATTGCCTGAGCTGATTGAGGCAAATTTCCCAGTTACTGATCAGCGTTCGATTTTTGGGCACAGTATGGGTGGTCATGGCGCCCTCCAGATTGGTCTTAAAAATCCTGAGCACTATGCGGCTATCTCGGCCTTGGCACCAATCGTTAATCCTATGGAGGTCTCTTGGGGGCAGAAGGCTTTCACCGCCTATCTGGGTGAAGACAAAGAAGCTTGGGAAGTCTATGACAGCACCCGGCTGCTGGCTCAGGTGGATTCTGATAAGTGCTTGCCGATTTTAATTGATCAGGGACTGGCGGATGGCTTTTATCCTGAGCAGCTCCAGCCCGAGCGCTTTGAAGCGGTGGCTAAGGAGCGTCAGCTTCCTGTCACTCTCAATCTGCATGAAGGCTATGATCACAGTTATTATTTCATTGCTAGTTTTGTCCAAGAACATCTAGCTTTTCATGCCGAACATTTGGGGTTAGGGGAAGACTAGCTTTTAAGTCATGAGAGATTTTAGAACAATCGGGTGGTAATTTTTAGAGAGCAGTTTGAGCTGCTCTCTTTGTGTTGCTGTTTAATACTTCTACCTTGTAAGAGCATAACATGAAATACTTAGTTACCAAAAAGTGCCTACTTTACAGTGTAGGCACTTTGTTTTATGATGACATTAGGAAGTGGATAATTCTGCCTTTAAGCGGCTATAATTTTCTCCCCAATCAGCTAAGGAGATTAAGAGTGGATAGAGATCTTCACCAATGTCTGTCAACGTATACTCTACCTTGGGTGGTACTTGATGATGGTCTCTTCTGGAAATGAGACCATTTCTTTCCAGTTCTCGTAGACTTTCTGTAAGTACTTTTTGGCTAACGTTATCCAATTCTTGCTTAATTTGTCCGTATCTTTGTGTTCCCTTGTTATGTAGAAGATAGATAATAAGGATCTTCCATTTGCTGGAAATTAAGCTTAACGTTGTTTTGACAGGGCAAGTATCCGGTGTCATTTGATAGACTTCCTTTCTATGTTTTACACTATTTTAGCATGGATAAAAGCTACAAGTAAATTATAAGGAGGAATTAGTATGAATATTGCAATTTTAGCGGCTAATGGGAAATTGGGGCATCTACTTGTCCAGGAAAGCCTAGCGAAAGGATTAAGGGTAACGGCTGTTGCGAGGAAATCTAATCAGACATCTAGCCAGTACTTTCTTAAAAAGGATATCTTGGAATTGAAAAAAGAAGATCTAGCACCGTTTGACGTCATTATCAGCGCATTTGGAGTTAGCCAGTTATCTGATTTGCCTTTATTTTCTGTTACTACTCAGCATTTGCTGGATCTATTGGAAGGAAGTCGCAAACGCTTGATTGTGGCAGGCGGTGCAGGGAGTCTTTATATTGATGAAGGACTGCGTTGGGTAGATGCTACAGATTTTCCAGCTGAACTCAAGCCACTTGCTCAAGCAGAAGATGATGCTTTCGCCCTTTTAAGGAAAAATCAAACAGTGAGATGGCTTTATGTTTCGCCACCTGCCGAGCTAAGATTCGGTCAGCCCAAGGTGGGTAAAACGGTATTATCGGACGATCATTTGAGGGACAATGCTAGTGGCAAAAGTACTTTAACTTATGCGGACTATGCAGAAGCCTTGATAACAGAAGCGCTTTCTTCTAAGCCTCATGTGCGGGAACATATTTCTTTTTTGGAATCTTAGGGAATGAAAAGAGAATGAGATTGGAAATAGGATGAACAGCGTTCATGGGATTAGATAACCTCCAACAGTTTCATAAACTGTTGAAGCTATCCCTTGCATGGCAGCTAAACAGTCTAGTGGATTGTTTAAGGGGGCGCCTGAAAGTGGGCGCCCCAAGATAAGGACCGCCAGTCTAGTAAAACTAGGGCAAGATGAAAGAGGCAGAGATTTTTTGTACTGACCTCTTTTTCTTGACATATATTATAAGTTAGCTTATAATATAAACACTTATTAACAAGGAGGAGTTTCTATGAAATTTTCTTTTGAGTTGGCTGTCAATGCTAAAAAAGAGGAAGTTTGGGTCTACTATTCTCAAATTGATCAGTGGTTTGTCTGGGAGAGTGATTTGGAACAGATTGCTTTGGACGGTGATTTCACTACAGGACAAAAGGGGCAAATGAAGCTGGAGGGCATGCCTGAACTGGCCTTCACTTTAGCTGAAGTGCGTGAAAATCAGTGTTTTTCTGATGTAACAGCAACGCCTTTTGGCAATGTTCTCTTTAAGCATGAGATATTTGAAGATCCTGCCGGTGGCATCAGCCTGAGACATTCTGTTTCTTTGACAGACGGTGAGATGACAGAGGACGCTTTGGCCTTTTTGAAACAGGTTTTTGACGATGTGCCAGAAAGTGTTGGAAAACTAAAACAAATTTTGGAGGCGGCATGACAAAAGCTTTTCATTCCCAATATGCGGATAACCATCAGGAATCGACAGGCCTTTTATTTGCCCGGGTCTATAATGCTTGGCATGACCGAGTAAAAAAAGCTCTGCAAGATGTTGATCTGACGCATCCTCAGTTTATTATTCTGACGAGTTTAGGAGCTTTGGAAGAGAAACAAGATTGGATTACTCAGGTTACTTTAGCTGCTTTTTCGGATATGGATGTGATGACGGTCTCACAGGTTCTTAAGCTCTTGCTGAAAAAAGGCTTGGTGGAGCGGCGGGAACATCCGCAGGACAGTCGGGCAAAAGTTGTCTTTCTGACAGATGCAGGCAGGGAGCGCATGAATCAGGCTTTGCCTCTCGTTGAGGAGATTGATCAGGATTACTTTGGCCAGCTGGACAATCAACTAGCAGTTTTCAATCAGCTTTTAATAAAATTGGAGGAAAGAGATGGTTAAATTTTGGGTCGGAGTGGTTTCGGAAAATCATGTCAAACGCGGTGTTGACGGCGGTTTTTGCCAGATCTGTCATGGCAAAGGTGGTCCCTTAAAACGCATGAGTCAAGGAGACTATCTGCTCTACTACAGTCCAAAAGTTACTCTTGACTCTGATCAAAAGCTGCAGGCTTTTACAGCTGTGGGTAAAATGAAGGATGACAAGGTCTACCAATTTGAGATGGCACCGGACTTTGTCCCTTTCAGGCGAGATGTTGAGTATTACAAGTCTGTTCGTCCCTGCCCGATTGAAGTGGCAAGGCAGCACCCAGACTGGAAAACCTATGCCAACCAGTTGCGCTACGGGCATTTTGAAGTCAGTCGAGATTTCTTTATGCATGTTTTTGAGTATATGAAAACGAGGTAGGCCTAGACAATCCCTATCTTTTCTGCTACAATGTATCCCAAGAAAGAATGTTATTTCAATCCTTTATCTTAGCGAGTTCGGAATGGTGGAAGCCGAATAGAAAGAAGGAATAACTGGCGCTTTCTCTTAGTTGAGTAACTAAGTTTAATCGTAATAAAATGAAGTAATAAATTAGGGTGGAACCGCGTTTAATACGCCCCTATGTCAGCTGGCATAGGAGTGGAAAGACGTGGTTCTTTTTCTATCCTAGCTTTGCCATTTAAGAGAGGAAAAAGGAAGACAGCAATGTCAAAAAAACTAACCTTCCGCTTCGTCAAAAGTGCTAGTGCTCCTAAAGGAGCAAGCACCTAAAGGCAATCCCTATGAGGATTGCCTAGACGCTGCACTAGATTTTCAAGTAAAAATATGGTTTGCTTGAAAAATCGTCGCAAAACATACTTATTAAAAAAGGGAGAACCAATGAGTAAAAAACTAACTTTTCAAGAAATTATCTTGACTTTACAACAATACTGGAATGATCAGGGTTGTATGCTGATGCAGGCTTATGACAATGAAAAGGGTGCGGGGACAATGAGCCCCTACACCTTCCTGCGGGCTATCGGACCTGAACCTTGGAATGCGGCTTATGTGGAGCCATCACGTCGTCCGGCTGATGGGCGCTATGGGGAAAATCCTAATCGCCTTTACCAGCACCACCAATTCCAAGTGGTTATGAAACCATCGCCAAGCAATATTCAAGAGCTTTACCTTGAGTCCTTGGAAAAATTGGGCATCAATCCCTTGGAACATGATATTCGTTTCGTTGAAGACAACTGGGAAAACCCGTCAACGGGTTCAGCGGGTCTTGGCTGGGAAGTCTGGCTGGACGGTATGGAAATTACTCAGTTTACTTATTTCCAACAGGTCGGTGGTTTGGCGACAGGTCCCGTAACCGCAGAAGTTACATACGGTTTGGAACGCTTGGCCTCTTACATTCAAGAAGTGGATTCGGTTTATGATATCGAATGGGCGCCGGGTGTTAAATACGGTGAAATTTTCTTGCAGCCAGAATACGAGCATTCAAAATACAGCTTTGAAATCTCAGACCAAGATATGCTCCTTGAAAACTTTGACAAGTTTGAAAAAGAGGCCGGTCGAGCTTTGGAACAAGGTCTGGTTCACCCAGCCTACGACTATGTTCTCAAGTGTTCACATACCTTCAACTTGCTTGATGCGCGTGGTGCCGTTTCTGTAACGGAACGTGCGGGTTATATCGCCCGCATTCGTAATTTAGCTCGGATCGTTGCTAAGACCTTTGTGGCTGAACGCAAGAAATTAGGTTATCCATTGTTGGATGAAGCTACACGTGAAAAACTTTTGGCACAGGAGGAAGACTAAGATGACTAAGAATTTACTGGTAGAATTGGGCTTAGAAGAACTTCCAGCCTATGTCGTAACCCCAAGTGAAAAACAATTGGGTAAAAAAATGGCAGACTTTTTGGCAGATAATCGCCTGTCATACGAGGGTATCCAGACTTTTTCAACACCGCGTCGCTTGGCAGTTCGTGTGATTGGCTTGGCTGATGCCCAAACGGATTTGAAAGAAGATTTCAAAGGTCCTGCTAAGAAAATCGCTCTAGACAGTGATGGTAACTTTACCAAGGCTGCTCAGGGATTTGTGCGTGGTAAAGGTTTAACCACTGATGATATCCGCTTTGAGGAAGTCAAGGGCGTTGAGTATGTTTATGTGACTAAAAACGAAGCAGGTAAACCTGCTGAAGATGTTTTGGCAGGCATCCCTGAGGTGCTTAACAGTCTTACCTTCCCTGTCAGTATGCACTGGGCTAAGAACACCTTTGAGTACATCCGTCCTGTTCACACCTTGACCGTACTTTTGGGTGACAAGGCGCTTGATATGGATTTTCTCGATATCAGCTCTGGTCGTATCAGTCGTGGTCACCGTTTCTTGGGCAAAGAAACTGAGATTGCAACGGCGGACTCTTATGAGGAAGATCTTCGCAAACAGTTTGTCATTGCAGACAGCACTGAGCGTGAGCGCATGATTGTGGATCAGATCAAGGCTATTGAAGCTAAGGAAAATGTCCAAGTCGATATTGACCCAGAACTCCTCAATGAAGTTCTCAACTTGGTCGAGTATCCAACTGCCTTTATGGGTCGCTTTGATGAGAAATATTTGGAGATTCCAGAAGAAGTGCTGGTAACATCTATGAAGAGCCATCAACGTTATTTCGTTGTCCGTGATCAGAAAGGCAAGCTCAGACCTAACTTTATCTCGGTGCGTAATGGTAATGATGTCGCTCTGGAAAACGTCGTCAAAGGCAATGAAAAAGTATTGGTGGCCCGCCTTGAAGATGGTGAATTTTTCTGGCATGAGGACCAAAAACTGCGTATTGAAGACCTTGTGACTAAGCTGTCACAGGTGACCTTCCATGAGAAGATCGGCTCTCTGGCTGAACACATGGCGCGTGTTGGTGTTATTGCGGACTATCTTTCAAAACTAGCAGAGCTTTCATCAGATGAGGCGGCAGCTGTTGCGCGTGCAGCTGCTATCTATAAGTTTGACCTTTTGACCGGCATGGTCGGCGAGTTTGATGAGCTGCAAGGCATTATGGGTGAGAAGTACGCTCTTCTTGCAGGTGAAGAAGAGGCCGTTGCGACAGCTATCCGTGAGCATTACCTGCCTGACTCAGCTGACGGTGACCTTCCAAAGACTAAGGTCGGTGCTGTTTTGGCCCTTGCTGATAAATTGGATACGCTTCTCAGCTTCTTCTCGGTTGGTCTCATCCCAAGCGGTTCTAATGACCCTTATGCTCTTCGTCGTGCGACGCAAGGGATTGTCCGCATTTTGGATGCCTTCGGCTGGACTATTGCGATGGATGAGTTGGTGGACAACCTCTATGGCCTTACTTTCGATAGCTTGACTT is a window from the Streptococcus criceti HS-6 genome containing:
- a CDS encoding SRPBCC family protein, whose amino-acid sequence is MKFSFELAVNAKKEEVWVYYSQIDQWFVWESDLEQIALDGDFTTGQKGQMKLEGMPELAFTLAEVRENQCFSDVTATPFGNVLFKHEIFEDPAGGISLRHSVSLTDGEMTEDALAFLKQVFDDVPESVGKLKQILEAA
- a CDS encoding EVE domain-containing protein — protein: MVKFWVGVVSENHVKRGVDGGFCQICHGKGGPLKRMSQGDYLLYYSPKVTLDSDQKLQAFTAVGKMKDDKVYQFEMAPDFVPFRRDVEYYKSVRPCPIEVARQHPDWKTYANQLRYGHFEVSRDFFMHVFEYMKTR
- a CDS encoding NAD(P)-dependent oxidoreductase, with translation MNIAILAANGKLGHLLVQESLAKGLRVTAVARKSNQTSSQYFLKKDILELKKEDLAPFDVIISAFGVSQLSDLPLFSVTTQHLLDLLEGSRKRLIVAGGAGSLYIDEGLRWVDATDFPAELKPLAQAEDDAFALLRKNQTVRWLYVSPPAELRFGQPKVGKTVLSDDHLRDNASGKSTLTYADYAEALITEALSSKPHVREHISFLES
- a CDS encoding MarR family winged helix-turn-helix transcriptional regulator, encoding MTKAFHSQYADNHQESTGLLFARVYNAWHDRVKKALQDVDLTHPQFIILTSLGALEEKQDWITQVTLAAFSDMDVMTVSQVLKLLLKKGLVERREHPQDSRAKVVFLTDAGRERMNQALPLVEEIDQDYFGQLDNQLAVFNQLLIKLEERDG
- the glyQ gene encoding glycine--tRNA ligase subunit alpha, which encodes MSKKLTFQEIILTLQQYWNDQGCMLMQAYDNEKGAGTMSPYTFLRAIGPEPWNAAYVEPSRRPADGRYGENPNRLYQHHQFQVVMKPSPSNIQELYLESLEKLGINPLEHDIRFVEDNWENPSTGSAGLGWEVWLDGMEITQFTYFQQVGGLATGPVTAEVTYGLERLASYIQEVDSVYDIEWAPGVKYGEIFLQPEYEHSKYSFEISDQDMLLENFDKFEKEAGRALEQGLVHPAYDYVLKCSHTFNLLDARGAVSVTERAGYIARIRNLARIVAKTFVAERKKLGYPLLDEATREKLLAQEED
- the glyS gene encoding glycine--tRNA ligase subunit beta, encoding MTKNLLVELGLEELPAYVVTPSEKQLGKKMADFLADNRLSYEGIQTFSTPRRLAVRVIGLADAQTDLKEDFKGPAKKIALDSDGNFTKAAQGFVRGKGLTTDDIRFEEVKGVEYVYVTKNEAGKPAEDVLAGIPEVLNSLTFPVSMHWAKNTFEYIRPVHTLTVLLGDKALDMDFLDISSGRISRGHRFLGKETEIATADSYEEDLRKQFVIADSTERERMIVDQIKAIEAKENVQVDIDPELLNEVLNLVEYPTAFMGRFDEKYLEIPEEVLVTSMKSHQRYFVVRDQKGKLRPNFISVRNGNDVALENVVKGNEKVLVARLEDGEFFWHEDQKLRIEDLVTKLSQVTFHEKIGSLAEHMARVGVIADYLSKLAELSSDEAAAVARAAAIYKFDLLTGMVGEFDELQGIMGEKYALLAGEEEAVATAIREHYLPDSADGDLPKTKVGAVLALADKLDTLLSFFSVGLIPSGSNDPYALRRATQGIVRILDAFGWTIAMDELVDNLYGLTFDSLTYDNKAEVLDFIRARVDKMMGKTPKDIREAVLAGSTFVVSDMLAAAAALVEASQKDNYKPAVESLSRVFNLAEKADSATTVEASLFENEQEKALAQAVAELELGKDASANIEQLFALSSVIDAFFDNTMVMADDQAVKNNRLAILSDLANKASQVAAFNKLNTK